GAAAGGCGTACGCCGTCCAGGGCTCGGCCGACGGGCAGACCTGGACCGACCTCGTGCGCTACCCGACCCCTCAACTATCCAGCACCGGCGGCTGGATCTCCGTGGACGGCAGGGCGGGCCTCGTCGTACGCGGCGACGCGCACCCGATCGCCGTCTACGACGACACCGTCGTCCTGGCCGACGGACCGGCCGCAGCCCTGCTCGTCGAGGGCTACCCCTCGGCGGACGCCTCCCGGACCCGGGCCGCAGCCGCGCGTACCGCCCCCACCAGCGGCAACGCCGCCCTGCGCGCGAGCACCGCCGAGAACCACCTGAGCCTCTTCAACCTCTCCGACCGGCCGGTCGCCACCACCGTGGCCATCGCGCAGGACACCCGAGCGGTACGGCTCTACGAGGGCGAGCAGACCGTCACCGCGACCGGCACCGAGTTCCACGCGGCCACCGACGCCGCACAGGCCGTCCTGCTCCCGCCCCGGCTCACCCTGCGCGCGGCGGATGGCCGCCGCCTGCCCGCCGGAATCCGCGCCGAAGTCACCGACGCGAGCACCGTACGGCTCACGGGCCCCGCCTGCCGTCTCAACGTCACCGCCCCCAACGGACGCACGGCGCACGTCTCGCTGCGCTCCGGCCGCACCCAGGACGTACGGCTGACCGGAGTGACACCCCACCCCCTCACCGACGCCGCACTGGGCCGCACCACCTTCCCCACCGCACCGCTCCCGCCCGGCATGTCCGACCCCGCGGCCGCCGTCGACGGCGACACCCGCACCTCCTGGACCCCAGGACCCGGCGGCCGCATGGTCGTCGACCTGGGCGCGGTGCGCGCGGTGAGCGGGGTGCGCGTGCGGTGGACCGGAGGCCGCACCCCGTCCGCCCAGGTGGAGTTCAGCACCGACGGTGTCACCTACACACCGGCAGGCGCCCTCTCGCGCCGCTCCACGCTGACCACCTCCGGCAGCGCGCGCTATGTGGCGCTCGCCGTCCCGGACTGGCGGCACGGCGACGCCCGCGTCGTCTCCCTCAGCCTGATCTGATGCCAACGACCCTCAGGAGGTCTTCACCCATGCAGTGGACCCAACGGCTGCGCGGCACGGCGACGGCTGTCGCCGCCGTCGCGCTCCTCGGCGGAGTCCTCGCCGCACCCACGGCCCAGGCCACCGGGCACAGCGGCGGGCAACTGACCGATCTGGTCAACCCGTTCATCGGTACGGAGAACGAGGGCAACACCTACCCGGGCGCCGCCGTGCCCTTCGGGATGGTCCAGCTCTCCCCGGACACCGGCCACAACACCGGTTACGACCACGCCCAGAACCAGATCCGCGGCTTCTCCAGCATCCACATCTCCGGCGTCGGCTGCGGGCTCGGCGGCGACCTGCCGACCCTGCCCACCACCGGCGACATCACGGAGACCGACAACGCCAAGTACGCGGCGACCTTCAGCCACGACACGGAGAAGGCAAGCCCCGGCTACTACAAGGCCGAGCTCAACTCCGGCATCACCGCCGAGCTCACCGCGACACAGCGCACGGGCGTGCAGCGCTACACCTTCCCGGCCACCGACAAGGCCAACGTCCTGCTGAACGCGGGCCAGTCGCTGCACAAGACCGTCTCCACGACGGTCGAGGTGCTCGACTCCCGTACGATCCGCACCGCCATCACCGGCAGCGGCTTCTGCCAGGACACCAAGCCGTACACGCTCTACACGGTCACCCACTTCGACCGCCCCTTCACCACGTCGGGCACGTGGAAGGACGGCAAGGTCACCGAGGGCACCAAGGCCTCCACCGGCACCGGCGGCAACGGCGCCTGGGTGCGCTTCGACACCACCAAGGACCGCACCGTCGAGGCCACCACGGCCGTCAGCTACGTCGACGCGCGCGGAGCCGCCGCCAACCTCCGCGCCGAGGGCGGCAAGAGCTTCGACCGCACCTACCGTGCGGCACAGGCGAGCTGGGAGAGCCGGCTCGGCGAGGTCCAGGCCCAGGGCGGCAGCGACACCCTGCGCCGTACCTTCTACTCCTCCCTCTACCGCTCCTTCCTCGCGCCCAACATCGGCAGCGACGTGGACGGCCGCTACACCGGCTGGGACCAGAAGATCCACCGCGCCAAGGGCTTCGCGTACTACCAGAACTGGTCGCTCTGGGACACCTACCGCACCCAGACCCAGCTCCTCTCGCTCCTCGCCCCGCGCGAGGCACGCGACATGGCGATCTCCGTCATCAAGATCGACGAGGAGAGCGGCTGGCTGCCCAAGTGGGGCTACGGCACGGTCGAGACGAACATCATGACCGGCGACCCGGTCACCCCGTTCCTCACCAACGCCTACCAGCAGGGGCTGCTCAAGGGGTACGAGGAGGAGGCGTACAAGGCGCTCAAGAAGAACGCCGACGGCGTCCCGCCCGCCGACTCCCCGGCCGTCGGCCGTGAGGCCAACATCCAGTACCTCAAGGACGGTTACGCGCCCTACATCAAGGACCGCGCCCATGTGAAGCCCGGCGACTCGGACTTCGACCACGGCGCCTCCGCGACCCTGGAGTACGCCCTCTCCGACGCCATGCTCGGCCAGATGGCGGGCGACCTCGGCCACAAGGCCGACGCGGCGCGCTACGCGGCCCGCGCCCAGAACTACCGCACGATTTTCGACCCTTCCACCGGCTTCTTCCGCGCCCGTGACGCGGCCGGCGCCTTCACCGGACCCGCCGACCCGGCCCAGAGCGAGGGCTTCCACGAGGGCACGTCCTGGCAGTACCAGTGGCTGGTCCCGCAGGACCTGCCCGGCATGGTCTCGCTGATCGGCGGCAAGGACGCGGCCAACCAGCGCCTCGACTCGTTCTTCGCGTACGACAAGCTCCTGGCCGACCCCGCCAAGACGGCGCGCGAGGTCTGGGTGAACGGCCCGTACGCGTACTACAACGCCGACAAGTACAACCCGCAGAACGAGCCCGACCTCATCGCCCCGTACACCTACCTCTCCACCGGCCAGCCCTGGAAGACGACCGACGTGGTGCACGCCGCGCTGACGCTCTTCACGGACGCGCCCACCGGTATGACGGGCAATGACGACCTGGGCACCATGTCCGCCTGGAACGTCCTCTCCTCCATCGGCGTCTTCCCGGTCCAGCCGGGCACCGACACCTGGGGCCTGTCGACCCCGGTCTTCGACCGCGTCGACCTGAAGCTGGACCGCCGCTACTACCCGCACGGCAAGCTCACGATCACCGCGCCGGGCAGCACGGACAGCGACCGGTACATCCAGTCGGCCAGCCTGGACGGCAAGGCGCACGCCAAGACGTACCTCACGACGGACGAGATCCGCTCCGGCCGCTCCCTCTCCTTCACCGTGGGCGCCAAGCCCTCGGACTGGGGTACGGACGCCTCGGCGGCCCCGCCCGCCATCGGCTGATCCCCGGCCGAAACGCCCGCGTCCCTGCTGAGGGGCGCGGGCGTTTTGGTGTATGGCCGTACCACTCCGTAAAATCGAGGTTTTGGGCCTGCAGCGGCATGCGGCACGAACGACAGAGGACGCACGATGACGGTGACAGAGGACAGCCAGGACTTCGGCCCCGGCATCGATCCTGAGCGGCTGGCTCTCTGCCTGAGTGTGCTCGACGAACTCGACAAGATCGACGTCGACCACCCCGACGCGATCGCCGTACGCCGTGCCACCGCCGGCATCTACCGCACCGTGAAGCAGCGCCGCCGCCAGGACCGCAGGGCCGCCAAGACCGCCCACGACAAGGCGGTGACCGAGGCCACCGCGACCGGCTCCGCCGAGCGCATCGACGACGAGACGCAAGGCCTCCTCCCGTCGTCGTCCGTGCAGGGCGAGATCGCCGGGATCCTCCAGCGCCCCCGCTCCTGCTACACGTGCAAGACGCGCTACGTCGAGGTCGACGCGTTCTACCACCAGCTCTGCCAGGACTGCGCCGCCCTGAACCGCTCCCGCCGCGACGCCCGCACCGACCTCACCGGCAAGCACGCCCTGCTCACCGGCGGCCGCGCCAAGATCGGCATGTACATCGCCCTGCGCCTGCTGCGTGACGGTGCCCACACGACGATCACGACCCGCTTCCCCAAGGACGCCATCCGCCGCTTCAAGGCGATGGACGACTCCGCGGACTGGATGCACCGCCTCGAGGTCGTCGGCATCGACCTGCGCGACCCGGCCCAGTCCGTCGCCCTGGCCGAGCAGGTCGCCGAGCGCGGGCCGCTGGACATCCTGATCAACAACGCGACGCAGACCGTACGGCGGCTGCCGTCCGCATACGCCGCCCTGGTCGAGGGCGAGAGCGCCCCGCTGCCGGCCGGCGAGCTGCCCACCCACCACGTCATCGGCGCCTTCAACTCCGGAGCGGTCGACGGCCTGGCCGCACTGCCCCTGGGCGTCAGCGGCCTGGACGCGCAGAAGGTCGCCGACCTGGCCCTGGTCGCGGGCAACGCCAGCATCGCGCGCCACCGCGACGGCAGCGCCATCGACGCGGGCGGGCTGGTCCCGGACGTCGTCGACACCAACACCTGGGTGCAGACGATCGACCAGATCTCCCCTGTCGAGCTCCTCGAGACGCAGCTCTGCAACTACACCTCGCCGTTCATCCTGATCAGCGCGCTGCGCCCGCTGATGGCGGCGGCCGCGAAGCAGGCGTCGAGCGGGCGCGCGTACGTCGTGAACGTCTCGGCGATGGAGGGCGTCTTCGGACGCGGCTACAAGGGCGCGGGCCACCCGAACACCAACGCCGCGAAGGCGGCCATGAACATGGTGACGCGAACCAGCGCCCAGGAGATGTTCGAGGCCGACGGCATCCTGATGACGTCGGTCGACACCGGCTGGATCACCGACGAGCGCCCGCACTACGACAAGCTGCGCCTCGCCGACGAGGGTTTCCACGCCCCGCTCGACCTGATCGACGGCGCCGCCCGCGTCTACGACCCGGTGGTGCGCGGCGAGGCGGGCGAGGACCTGTACGGCATCTTCCTGAAGGACTACGCGCCCGGGAAGTGGTAGACGGGCGTCTTAGACGAACGACCTATACAAGCGTCATAAACAACCGTATGGTTGTGGCCATGACGCAGCCAGTCGTTCGTTCCGCACGTCAACTGCCCTCCGGTCCGGGGCCGTTCGCCTCTTTCGCGCGCTTCGTGCTCTGTGGTGGCGGGGTCGGCGTCGCCTCCAGCGCCGCCGTCGCCGGTCTGGCGCTGGTGATGCCGTGGATCGTCGCCAATGCCGTCATCACCGTCGCCTCGACGGTCCTGGCCACCGAGCTGCACGGCCGCTTCACCTTCGGCTCCCGGCGCGGCGGCTGGCGCCACCACCTCCGGTGCGGCTCCACGGTCGCAGCGGCATACGTGGTCACCAGCGGCTCGATGCTCCTCCTGCACGCACTCCGGCCCGACCCCGGCGCCCTGTGCGAGCAGGCGGTCTATCTCTCCGCGTCGGCGCTCGCCGGCGTCGGCCGGTTCGTCGTGCTGAGGCTGGTCGTCTTCGCGCCGCGCAACGCCTCGTGCACGGCGTACGGTCCCGAGCTCGCCGCCCGCACCCTGGTCCCGCCGTCCACCAGCAGGTCGGTTCCCGTCACCCAGCGGGCCTCGTCGGAGACCAGCCACAGCACCGCACGCGCCACGTCCTCCGGCTCCCCGATCCGCCCCATCGGCAGGCCCTCGGCGATCCGCTTCTCCTCCGCTTCCCACACGAAGCGCGCCATCTCGGTGCGCACCAGGCCGGGCGAGACGGAGTTCACCCGTACCGCAGGGGCGAGTTCCCCCGCGAGCTGCTGGGTGAGGCGCAGGAGGGCCGTCTTGCTCGTCCCGTACGCACCGACCTGCGGCCCCACGCCGTGCGTGCCCTCGGTGCAGATGTTGACCACCGCCCCGCCGTGCTCACGCATTCCGGCCCGCCACACGAGCTGCGTCAGCCGCAGCGCCGCCTCCACGTTCACCGTGAACGCCTCGCGCCAGACATCCGGGTCGGCGTCCATGAGCGGGCCGAACGGGGCATTGGTGGCCGCGTTGTTGACCAGGACGTCCACCCGGCCGAACTCCCGCACCGCCAGGTCGACGCAGTCCGCGAGGTGCCCCGGATCGGCGACCGTGCCCGCGCAGCCCACCGCCCGCGCTCCGGCGGCGGTCAACTCCCGTACGGCAGCAGCCACTCCGTCAGGATCGCGCGCGGTGACGCAGACCTGCGCCCCGGCCGCCGTGAGCGCCTGCGCGATGGCCAGCCCTATGCCGCGCGAGGCGCCGGTGACGAGGGCCGTCCTGCCGTCGAGTATCTGAGTGTCCATCCCCTCACAATCTCATGACGGACCGTCAGGAAGCTTGTGAGGCAACGAGTTCCAGTACGGGCCGCCAGTCCTCCATGATCCCGGCGTCCAGCCCCACGACCTTCCCCGCGTCGTCTGCCTGCCGCAGCGTCACCGCCGCCTCGCACAGCGGATCCCGCTCGAAGGCGGCGACCTCCTCGGATGTCATCACCCCGCCCTGCACGCCCATCGTCAGCGCACTCTGCGGGGACAGTGCCCGCCCCGGCTCCACCGTCGCCAGATAGCGCTTCGCGGGCACATGCAGCCGTACGAGCCCGGCCACCCGCGCCCCGAGCAGCCCGCGCACCGCATCCGCGGCCCGGTCCGCGTGGCCCGCGTCGTCGCCGGGGGAGAGCAGATGCCCCAGATCGTGGACGAGGCCCGCGACCTGCAGCTCCTTGTCGCTGGGGTAGGAGCGCCGCAGCAGGTG
The sequence above is drawn from the Streptomyces sp. NBC_01465 genome and encodes:
- a CDS encoding SDR family oxidoreductase, with protein sequence MDTQILDGRTALVTGASRGIGLAIAQALTAAGAQVCVTARDPDGVAAAVRELTAAGARAVGCAGTVADPGHLADCVDLAVREFGRVDVLVNNAATNAPFGPLMDADPDVWREAFTVNVEAALRLTQLVWRAGMREHGGAVVNICTEGTHGVGPQVGAYGTSKTALLRLTQQLAGELAPAVRVNSVSPGLVRTEMARFVWEAEEKRIAEGLPMGRIGEPEDVARAVLWLVSDEARWVTGTDLLVDGGTRVRAASSGPYAVHEALRGAKTTSLSTTNRPTPASADAER
- a CDS encoding GH92 family glycosyl hydrolase — encoded protein: MQWTQRLRGTATAVAAVALLGGVLAAPTAQATGHSGGQLTDLVNPFIGTENEGNTYPGAAVPFGMVQLSPDTGHNTGYDHAQNQIRGFSSIHISGVGCGLGGDLPTLPTTGDITETDNAKYAATFSHDTEKASPGYYKAELNSGITAELTATQRTGVQRYTFPATDKANVLLNAGQSLHKTVSTTVEVLDSRTIRTAITGSGFCQDTKPYTLYTVTHFDRPFTTSGTWKDGKVTEGTKASTGTGGNGAWVRFDTTKDRTVEATTAVSYVDARGAAANLRAEGGKSFDRTYRAAQASWESRLGEVQAQGGSDTLRRTFYSSLYRSFLAPNIGSDVDGRYTGWDQKIHRAKGFAYYQNWSLWDTYRTQTQLLSLLAPREARDMAISVIKIDEESGWLPKWGYGTVETNIMTGDPVTPFLTNAYQQGLLKGYEEEAYKALKKNADGVPPADSPAVGREANIQYLKDGYAPYIKDRAHVKPGDSDFDHGASATLEYALSDAMLGQMAGDLGHKADAARYAARAQNYRTIFDPSTGFFRARDAAGAFTGPADPAQSEGFHEGTSWQYQWLVPQDLPGMVSLIGGKDAANQRLDSFFAYDKLLADPAKTAREVWVNGPYAYYNADKYNPQNEPDLIAPYTYLSTGQPWKTTDVVHAALTLFTDAPTGMTGNDDLGTMSAWNVLSSIGVFPVQPGTDTWGLSTPVFDRVDLKLDRRYYPHGKLTITAPGSTDSDRYIQSASLDGKAHAKTYLTTDEIRSGRSLSFTVGAKPSDWGTDASAAPPAIG
- a CDS encoding inositol oxygenase family protein, which translates into the protein MSPATVDELMELLHACRNAWDAPDRSGDPVDLYDHALQTAHLLRRSYPSDKELQVAGLVHDLGHLLSPGDDAGHADRAADAVRGLLGARVAGLVRLHVPAKRYLATVEPGRALSPQSALTMGVQGGVMTSEEVAAFERDPLCEAAVTLRQADDAGKVVGLDAGIMEDWRPVLELVASQAS
- a CDS encoding SDR family NAD(P)-dependent oxidoreductase, producing MTVTEDSQDFGPGIDPERLALCLSVLDELDKIDVDHPDAIAVRRATAGIYRTVKQRRRQDRRAAKTAHDKAVTEATATGSAERIDDETQGLLPSSSVQGEIAGILQRPRSCYTCKTRYVEVDAFYHQLCQDCAALNRSRRDARTDLTGKHALLTGGRAKIGMYIALRLLRDGAHTTITTRFPKDAIRRFKAMDDSADWMHRLEVVGIDLRDPAQSVALAEQVAERGPLDILINNATQTVRRLPSAYAALVEGESAPLPAGELPTHHVIGAFNSGAVDGLAALPLGVSGLDAQKVADLALVAGNASIARHRDGSAIDAGGLVPDVVDTNTWVQTIDQISPVELLETQLCNYTSPFILISALRPLMAAAAKQASSGRAYVVNVSAMEGVFGRGYKGAGHPNTNAAKAAMNMVTRTSAQEMFEADGILMTSVDTGWITDERPHYDKLRLADEGFHAPLDLIDGAARVYDPVVRGEAGEDLYGIFLKDYAPGKW